In Luteitalea sp. TBR-22, one genomic interval encodes:
- a CDS encoding aspartate:alanine exchanger family transporter — protein sequence MEFLATLLVQQPLLAVFLVIALGYAIGAIDLKGFSLGVGAVLFSGLAVGALAPKAQPPALVGTLGLVMFLYGLGVQFGRQFFAGLASREGRRYNLLAGLALLAAAVTTLALQALLDTPHDLMAGIFAGSGTNAATMQAAMEAAGTNQPAIGYSVAFPFGLAGAILCMYVAQLVVKPDTERGLGSGLHTLEIVLRSPQVVGRTLGDIASHLPAGVSLLVVRVAGENRHPDPAYVLGDEDVLLLGGEDREVLETAGATLGERAAGQVVFDRSAMDLVRVFVSRPAVAGTRVADLQLPAGVAATVTHVQRGDTEMLITPGLTFELGDRVGLLADRGAFASLRKHFGDSIRGTTEFSYVSLGVGMVLGVLLGTVAFPVPGLGTLKVGVAGGSLIAALILGKLGRTGPLTWTMPLSANLTLRNFGLSLFLAQVGMASGAPFVDVVANGGLVYLAAGAGILFALALTPLLVGHYVMHIPFDDLLGVTAGITGTPAILAYAYRRYPSERVEVCYAMIYPATTIVKIVLAQILIALGRAGS from the coding sequence ATGGAATTCCTGGCCACACTGCTGGTCCAACAGCCGCTGCTCGCGGTGTTCCTGGTCATCGCGCTCGGCTATGCGATCGGCGCCATCGACCTCAAGGGGTTCTCGCTCGGCGTGGGCGCGGTGCTGTTCTCGGGGCTGGCGGTCGGCGCGCTGGCGCCGAAGGCCCAGCCGCCCGCGCTGGTCGGGACGCTCGGCCTGGTGATGTTCCTCTACGGGCTCGGGGTGCAGTTCGGCCGGCAGTTCTTCGCCGGCCTGGCCAGTCGTGAGGGGCGGCGTTACAACCTGCTGGCCGGCCTGGCGCTGCTGGCCGCTGCCGTGACGACCCTGGCGCTGCAGGCGCTGCTGGACACGCCGCACGACCTGATGGCGGGCATCTTCGCCGGATCGGGTACCAATGCGGCCACGATGCAGGCCGCCATGGAAGCGGCCGGCACCAACCAACCGGCGATCGGCTACAGCGTGGCGTTCCCGTTCGGCCTGGCCGGCGCCATCCTCTGCATGTACGTGGCGCAGTTGGTGGTCAAGCCGGACACCGAGCGCGGACTCGGGTCCGGACTCCACACCCTCGAGATCGTGCTCCGTTCGCCCCAGGTCGTCGGTCGGACGCTCGGCGACATCGCCTCGCACCTGCCCGCGGGGGTCAGCCTGCTGGTGGTCCGCGTGGCGGGCGAGAACCGCCATCCCGATCCGGCCTACGTCCTCGGCGACGAGGATGTGCTGTTGCTCGGCGGCGAGGACCGGGAGGTGCTCGAGACGGCCGGCGCGACGCTGGGCGAGCGCGCGGCCGGGCAGGTGGTCTTCGACCGCAGCGCCATGGACCTCGTGCGCGTCTTCGTGTCGCGCCCGGCGGTGGCCGGCACCCGCGTCGCCGACCTGCAGCTGCCTGCAGGGGTCGCGGCCACGGTGACGCACGTGCAGCGTGGCGACACGGAGATGCTGATCACCCCGGGCCTCACCTTCGAGCTCGGCGACCGCGTCGGCCTGCTCGCCGATCGCGGCGCGTTCGCCAGCCTGCGCAAGCATTTCGGCGACTCGATCCGCGGCACCACCGAGTTCAGCTACGTGTCGCTCGGCGTCGGCATGGTCCTCGGCGTGCTGCTCGGCACCGTCGCCTTCCCCGTCCCCGGCCTCGGCACGCTGAAGGTCGGCGTCGCCGGCGGGTCGCTCATCGCGGCGCTGATCCTCGGCAAGCTCGGTCGCACCGGCCCGCTCACCTGGACGATGCCGCTGTCGGCCAACCTCACGCTGCGCAACTTCGGGCTGTCGCTGTTCCTGGCGCAGGTCGGCATGGCGTCGGGTGCGCCGTTCGTCGACGTGGTCGCCAACGGCGGGCTCGTCTACCTGGCGGCAGGCGCGGGGATCCTCTTCGCGCTCGCGCTGACGCCGCTGCTGGTCGGCCACTACGTCATGCACATCCCGTTCGACGACCTGCTCGGCGTCACCGCGGGCATCACCGGCACGCCAGCCATCCTCGCGTACGCCTACCGCCGCTATCCGTCGGAGCGCGTCGAGGTGTGCTACGCGATGATCTACCCGGCGACGACCATCGTGAAGATCGTGCTGGCGCAGATCCTGATCGCGCTGGGCCGGGCCGGCTCCTGA
- a CDS encoding PIG-L deacetylase family protein has product MKALFIHAHFDDYEFTAGGTFELWRRALGAAFEAKVLVCTDGKAGHHARTREETGRIRLEEQAASARIGQYAVDVLRLPNGHVPREACLQVTPDLLAALWKAIRDFEPDYLFCPPLGADPLAGIHNDHETIAEAVRRVAYMINVPHAFTPEYPADETQSRPCTVPVIVNVYDGYMFGANAFDIAIDVEDAFETIADMTWCHQSQIAEWLPWVGRHAMAPPASREHWASLLRARFERTGRELGITSGRATEVFRITAWGAVPTLAQLQADFPPFAPASNLDALERRLRLWNHA; this is encoded by the coding sequence ATGAAGGCCCTCTTCATCCACGCCCACTTCGACGACTACGAGTTCACGGCCGGCGGCACCTTCGAGCTGTGGCGGCGGGCGCTCGGCGCCGCCTTCGAGGCGAAGGTCCTGGTCTGCACCGACGGCAAGGCGGGGCACCACGCGCGGACGCGCGAGGAGACGGGACGGATCAGGCTCGAGGAACAGGCCGCGTCGGCCCGCATCGGGCAATACGCCGTCGACGTGCTGCGCCTGCCGAACGGCCACGTGCCGCGCGAGGCGTGCCTGCAGGTGACGCCCGACCTGCTCGCCGCGCTGTGGAAGGCGATCCGCGACTTCGAACCGGATTACCTGTTCTGTCCGCCGCTCGGCGCCGACCCGCTGGCCGGCATCCACAACGACCACGAGACCATCGCCGAGGCGGTGCGCCGCGTCGCCTACATGATCAACGTGCCACACGCGTTCACGCCCGAGTACCCCGCCGACGAGACACAGTCACGGCCGTGCACGGTGCCGGTCATCGTCAACGTCTACGACGGCTACATGTTCGGCGCCAACGCCTTCGACATCGCCATCGACGTCGAGGACGCGTTCGAGACGATCGCCGACATGACGTGGTGCCACCAGTCGCAGATTGCCGAGTGGCTGCCGTGGGTGGGCCGGCACGCGATGGCGCCCCCGGCCTCGCGCGAACACTGGGCCAGCCTGCTGCGCGCCCGCTTCGAGCGGACCGGCCGCGAGCTCGGCATCACCTCCGGCCGGGCCACGGAGGTCTTCCGCATCACCGCCTGGGGCGCCGTGCCGACGCTGGCGCAACTGCAGGCCGACTTCCCGCCCTTCGCGCCCGCGTCCAACCTCGACGCGCTCGAACGACGGTTGCGCCTCTGGAACCACGCCTGA
- a CDS encoding pyrroloquinoline quinone-dependent dehydrogenase — protein MILVLLLTLSACARPDGGTSASGAGRDWRAYLGDAGSTHYSTLDQITTANVGQLQVAWTFDAAGTPVEGDASSTAKGDYQTNNLIVDGVLYTASPARQVIALDAATGKERWRFDPRSEREDAVGNRQRGLAYWEDGEDRRIFTSAGTWLYALDARTGAPIRTFGDNGSIHLGRGLGVRGLPSVRLNTPGVVYKDLLILGGLIPENVSGGIRAFDVRTGQLRWTFRTIPRPGEHGYDTWPKDAWKTAGGASDWSGHSVDVARGIVYVSTETAGPDFWGGDRYGENLFANSVIALDANTGRRLWHFQVVHHDLWDLDLPAPPTLLTVTHGGRRIDAVAQGTKHGLLFAFDRVTGAPLWPVHERPTEPSRLPGVKVWPTQPVPEKPAPLIRQRYTIDDVSTISPLARFDTTERFKRSGNFGAMPPPSTDETILFPGPDGGFEWGGAAADPDGILYANVNEIPWFYRMIPTRGPDGAPLTPGHRQYLVHCAACHGADRRGDVKGGMPNLTALAPPKDEAFVLKVMQTGGGRMPPFDRLPEGQRRAIAGYLFGTEKPAAPTATNDKQPPEPPYAFGGFRRWSDREGYPAIKPPWGTLNAVDMNTGEIKWKVPLGEYPELTARGIPPTGTENYGGPVVTAGGLVFIAATADETIRAFDKQTGRVLWQAKLPFSGNATPSTYMVDGRQYVVISAGGGKSGRPAGSALVAFALPR, from the coding sequence GTGATCCTCGTCCTGCTCCTGACGCTGAGCGCCTGCGCGCGCCCCGACGGCGGGACGTCGGCGAGCGGCGCCGGTCGCGACTGGCGCGCGTACCTCGGCGACGCGGGCAGCACCCACTACTCCACCCTGGACCAGATCACCACGGCCAACGTCGGCCAGTTGCAGGTGGCGTGGACCTTCGATGCGGCGGGCACGCCCGTCGAGGGCGACGCGAGCAGCACCGCGAAGGGCGACTACCAGACCAACAACCTGATCGTCGACGGCGTGCTGTACACCGCCTCGCCGGCCCGGCAGGTGATCGCCCTCGACGCCGCGACGGGCAAGGAGCGCTGGCGGTTCGACCCGCGCAGCGAGCGCGAGGATGCCGTCGGCAATCGACAGCGTGGGCTGGCGTACTGGGAGGACGGCGAGGACCGCCGCATCTTCACCTCCGCCGGCACGTGGCTCTACGCGCTCGACGCCCGCACGGGCGCGCCGATCCGCACCTTCGGCGACAACGGGTCGATCCACCTCGGGCGCGGCCTGGGCGTGCGCGGACTGCCGTCGGTTCGCCTCAACACGCCGGGGGTCGTCTACAAGGACCTGCTGATCCTCGGCGGGCTGATTCCCGAGAACGTCAGCGGCGGCATCCGCGCCTTCGACGTGCGCACCGGACAGTTGCGCTGGACGTTCCGGACGATCCCGCGTCCGGGCGAACACGGCTACGACACGTGGCCGAAGGACGCGTGGAAGACGGCCGGCGGCGCCTCCGACTGGTCCGGGCACTCGGTGGACGTGGCGCGCGGCATCGTGTACGTGTCCACCGAGACGGCCGGCCCCGACTTCTGGGGCGGCGACCGCTACGGCGAGAACCTCTTCGCCAACTCGGTGATCGCGCTCGACGCCAACACCGGCAGGCGCCTCTGGCACTTCCAGGTCGTGCATCACGACCTCTGGGACCTCGACCTGCCGGCGCCGCCGACGCTGCTCACCGTGACGCACGGCGGCCGACGCATCGACGCGGTCGCCCAGGGCACCAAGCACGGCCTGCTCTTCGCCTTCGATCGCGTGACCGGAGCGCCGCTGTGGCCCGTCCACGAGCGGCCCACCGAGCCGTCGCGGCTGCCCGGCGTGAAGGTGTGGCCGACGCAGCCGGTCCCCGAGAAGCCCGCGCCGCTGATCCGGCAGCGGTACACGATCGACGACGTGTCGACGATCTCGCCGCTGGCCCGCTTCGACACGACGGAGCGCTTCAAGCGCAGCGGCAACTTCGGCGCGATGCCGCCGCCGAGCACCGACGAGACGATCCTCTTCCCCGGTCCCGACGGCGGCTTCGAGTGGGGCGGCGCCGCCGCGGACCCCGACGGCATCCTCTACGCCAACGTCAACGAGATCCCGTGGTTCTACCGGATGATCCCGACGCGCGGGCCTGACGGCGCGCCGCTGACGCCGGGGCATCGGCAGTACCTGGTGCACTGTGCGGCCTGTCACGGCGCGGATCGACGCGGCGACGTGAAGGGCGGGATGCCCAACCTCACGGCCCTCGCGCCGCCGAAGGACGAGGCCTTCGTCCTGAAGGTGATGCAGACCGGCGGCGGCCGCATGCCGCCGTTCGATCGGCTGCCCGAGGGACAGCGACGCGCCATCGCCGGGTACCTGTTCGGCACCGAGAAGCCGGCGGCGCCCACCGCGACGAACGACAAGCAGCCGCCCGAGCCCCCGTATGCCTTCGGCGGCTTCCGCCGCTGGAGCGATCGCGAGGGCTACCCGGCCATCAAGCCGCCGTGGGGCACGCTCAATGCCGTCGACATGAACACCGGCGAGATCAAGTGGAAGGTGCCCCTCGGCGAGTACCCGGAGCTGACGGCGCGCGGCATCCCGCCGACCGGCACGGAGAACTACGGCGGCCCGGTGGTCACCGCCGGCGGCCTCGTCTTCATCGCCGCGACGGCCGACGAGACCATCCGCGCCTTCGACAAGCAGACGGGCCGCGTGCTCTGGCAGGCCAAGCTGCCGTTCAGCGGCAATGCGACGCCGAGCACGTACATGGTCGACGGCCGGCAGTACGTGGTGATCTCGGCCGGCGGCGGCAAGTCGGGCCGCCCGGCGGGCAGCGCCCTGGTCGCCTTCGCGCTACCGAGGTAG
- a CDS encoding hybrid sensor histidine kinase/response regulator, with protein MDPVTSGGQGGPSERNDDIGRDVLYRSLFEHALMEVHIWRVVRDERGEIVTWRLVDANGAALRSWRRRLEDILGKTTEEIFPGADPVRTFLPLVEEIIATGQPKEWETPFDGTSQVLHMVSIPIGEYFVSTGFDVTADRVRERKLGDALRSLNQATQAGGVGLWDWDFGTNTVRYSDEWKRQIGYQPDELPDRFESWQSRLHPDDLESALAEMHATIVDPTRPHDVTFRLRHKDGSYRWILAQSAVITDDEGRPIRMLGSHIDITERRRLEARISQAEKVEAIGTLAAGIAHDFNNLLGAIAGNLTLLRDLLPRDQEAATLHRDLEDATRRAAALTSQLLTFAKGGSPVRDVTSIRELVIESARFVTRGSNCRCVFAVAEELDAVDADLGQLNQVLNNLVINAMQAMPEGGSIEVAADNVVLGADAEPGLPPGRYVRIAVQDEGPGIAPGDLPKIFDPFFTTKPTGSGLGLATSQSIVTRHGGRITVASRPGSGARFEILLPSSGAVPRVAPAALVVGGGGRILVMDDDEALRRVFQRLLARIGYDSDVCADGDSACRLYEAALREGRRYDAVILDLTAPGGRGGAHVLPELRHLDPQVVALVTSGYAHDDILAHYERHGFNGRLPKPIDVVQMSVELARVLRH; from the coding sequence GTGGACCCTGTGACCAGTGGTGGACAGGGAGGTCCGTCCGAACGCAACGACGACATCGGTCGCGACGTCCTCTACCGGAGCCTCTTCGAGCACGCGCTCATGGAGGTGCACATCTGGCGGGTCGTCCGCGACGAGCGCGGGGAGATCGTCACGTGGCGGCTCGTCGATGCCAACGGCGCGGCCCTGAGGTCATGGCGTCGGCGGCTCGAGGACATCCTCGGCAAGACCACCGAGGAGATCTTCCCCGGCGCCGATCCCGTCAGGACGTTCCTGCCGCTGGTGGAGGAGATCATCGCCACGGGACAGCCGAAGGAGTGGGAGACCCCCTTCGACGGCACGTCGCAGGTGCTCCACATGGTGAGCATCCCGATCGGCGAGTACTTCGTCAGCACCGGCTTCGACGTGACCGCGGACCGGGTGCGGGAGCGGAAGCTCGGCGACGCCCTCAGGAGCCTGAACCAGGCCACGCAGGCCGGTGGCGTCGGTCTCTGGGACTGGGACTTCGGCACCAACACGGTGCGCTACTCCGACGAGTGGAAGCGCCAGATCGGCTACCAGCCCGACGAACTCCCCGACCGCTTCGAGTCCTGGCAGTCCCGCCTGCATCCCGACGATCTCGAGTCGGCCCTCGCGGAGATGCACGCGACCATCGTCGACCCGACGCGGCCGCACGACGTGACGTTCCGGCTCCGCCACAAGGACGGCTCCTACCGGTGGATCCTCGCCCAGTCCGCGGTCATCACCGATGACGAGGGCCGGCCGATCCGGATGCTCGGCTCCCACATCGACATCACCGAACGCCGGCGCCTCGAGGCGCGCATCAGCCAGGCCGAGAAGGTCGAAGCCATCGGCACCCTGGCAGCGGGCATCGCCCACGACTTCAACAACCTGCTCGGCGCCATCGCCGGCAACCTGACCCTGCTGCGCGACCTGCTGCCGCGGGACCAGGAGGCCGCGACGCTGCACCGCGATCTCGAGGACGCCACCAGGCGCGCCGCCGCCCTCACCTCGCAACTCCTCACCTTCGCCAAGGGAGGGTCGCCGGTCCGGGACGTGACGTCGATCCGGGAACTCGTCATCGAGTCGGCGCGGTTCGTGACGCGCGGGTCCAACTGCCGGTGTGTCTTCGCCGTGGCCGAGGAACTCGACGCGGTCGATGCCGACCTCGGGCAGCTCAACCAGGTGCTGAACAACCTGGTGATCAATGCCATGCAGGCCATGCCGGAGGGCGGCTCGATCGAGGTCGCAGCCGACAACGTCGTCCTGGGCGCCGACGCGGAGCCGGGGCTGCCGCCTGGCCGGTACGTACGCATCGCCGTGCAGGACGAGGGCCCGGGGATCGCGCCGGGCGACCTGCCGAAGATCTTCGACCCCTTCTTCACCACCAAGCCGACCGGCAGCGGCCTCGGACTGGCGACGTCGCAGTCGATCGTCACCCGGCATGGCGGCCGCATCACGGTCGCGTCGAGGCCGGGCAGCGGCGCCCGCTTCGAGATTCTCCTCCCGTCCTCGGGCGCGGTGCCCCGCGTCGCGCCCGCGGCACTGGTGGTGGGTGGCGGCGGGCGCATCCTCGTGATGGACGACGACGAGGCGCTCCGGCGCGTCTTCCAGCGGCTCCTGGCGCGGATCGGCTACGACTCCGACGTGTGCGCCGATGGCGACTCGGCGTGCCGCCTGTACGAGGCGGCGCTGCGCGAGGGCCGGCGCTACGACGCCGTGATCCTCGACCTCACGGCGCCCGGCGGACGCGGTGGTGCGCACGTCCTGCCGGAGTTGCGGCACCTCGACCCGCAGGTCGTCGCCCTGGTGACCAGCGGATACGCCCACGACGACATCCTGGCGCACTACGAACGGCACGGCTTCAACGGCCGGCTGCCGAAACCGATCGACGTGGTGCAGATGAGCGTTGAACTGGCGCGGGTGCTGCGGCACTGA
- a CDS encoding carbonic anhydrase: protein MTQSPDPHAGGHDAPQISPAEALQRLKDGNERFLRGTSRFTGMDTTTLDALAGGQQPFATLLGCADSRVPPELIFDAVLGELFVVRVAGNVLSPEVAGSLQYAGAHLRTPIFVVLGHEGCGAVSAALQSHRKGVQHLSRIQLLVDSILPAIADVSDKLPPQQQLAAAVEANVRHQIAAIRDSPEARAREASGGFLLIGAIYDLATGRVRWLDERNV from the coding sequence ATGACCCAGTCACCCGACCCGCACGCCGGCGGCCACGACGCGCCGCAGATCTCGCCCGCCGAGGCCCTGCAGCGCCTCAAGGACGGCAACGAGCGCTTCCTGCGCGGCACCTCGCGCTTCACCGGCATGGACACGACCACGCTCGACGCTCTCGCCGGCGGGCAACAGCCGTTCGCGACGCTGCTCGGCTGCGCCGACTCGCGCGTGCCGCCCGAGCTGATCTTCGACGCCGTCCTCGGCGAGTTGTTCGTCGTCAGGGTCGCCGGCAACGTGCTGTCGCCCGAGGTCGCCGGCAGCCTGCAGTACGCGGGCGCGCACCTGCGCACGCCGATCTTCGTGGTGCTCGGGCACGAGGGCTGCGGCGCGGTGTCGGCCGCCCTCCAGAGCCACAGGAAGGGCGTGCAGCACCTGTCGCGCATCCAGTTGCTGGTCGACAGCATCCTGCCGGCCATCGCGGACGTGAGCGACAAGCTGCCGCCACAGCAGCAGCTGGCCGCGGCCGTCGAGGCCAACGTCCGTCACCAGATCGCCGCCATCCGCGACTCCCCGGAGGCGCGCGCACGTGAGGCTTCCGGCGGCTTCCTGCTGATCGGCGCCATCTACGACCTCGCCACCGGGCGGGTGCGATGGCTGGATGAACGTAACGTTTAA